A window of the Mesotoga prima MesG1.Ag.4.2 genome harbors these coding sequences:
- a CDS encoding ATP-binding protein, whose protein sequence is MVIAVLSGKGGTGKTTLATNLAGAISDEFEVQLLDADAEEPDVHLFFEPNIHHEEGVELLLPVIDNKKCTRCGKCAEVCQFGALSVFQTGVMVFESLCHGCGLCTFICPEKAITERPKVIGKVQTGKINKKIDFGMGILEIGEPSPVKVIRTLKKHINRDRIVIIDSPPGTSCSVVETLRNVDYAILVTEPTPFGLHDLKLAVEIVREMDIPFGIVINRDTGSYTLVDEYASEENFSVLERIPFDRGIAESYSEGKLFVETSPIWKARFKSLAERILSSAGVS, encoded by the coding sequence TTGGTTATCGCAGTATTGAGTGGCAAGGGTGGCACTGGTAAGACGACCCTTGCCACTAATCTTGCTGGAGCAATTTCCGATGAGTTTGAAGTGCAGCTTCTCGATGCAGATGCTGAAGAGCCTGATGTGCATCTTTTTTTCGAGCCAAATATCCACCATGAAGAAGGGGTAGAGCTTCTTCTTCCCGTAATAGACAACAAAAAATGTACCCGATGTGGAAAATGCGCTGAAGTTTGCCAGTTTGGCGCACTTTCTGTTTTTCAGACTGGAGTAATGGTTTTCGAATCACTTTGTCACGGTTGCGGTTTATGCACATTTATATGTCCCGAGAAGGCGATTACCGAGAGACCAAAGGTGATAGGGAAGGTTCAGACCGGAAAGATAAACAAAAAGATTGACTTTGGAATGGGAATACTAGAAATTGGCGAGCCTTCTCCTGTAAAGGTTATAAGAACACTGAAGAAGCACATAAACAGGGATAGAATAGTAATAATCGATTCACCTCCGGGGACTTCCTGCTCAGTCGTTGAAACTCTCAGAAATGTCGACTACGCTATACTCGTAACCGAACCAACGCCATTCGGTCTTCACGACTTAAAACTTGCTGTGGAAATTGTTAGGGAAATGGATATTCCCTTTGGCATTGTAATAAACAGGGATACCGGTTCTTATACTCTTGTAGATGAATACGCCAGTGAAGAGAATTTCTCCGTTCTTGAAAGAATCCCTTTTGATCGCGGTATAGCTGAGTCTTATTCTGAAGGCAAGCTCTTTGTTGAAACTTCGCCAATCTGGAAAGCAAGATTCAAATCGCTTGCGGAGAGAATCCTTTCTTCAGCGGGGGTGTCATGA
- a CDS encoding DUF5320 domain-containing protein: MPWRDGTGPEGYGPMTGWGMGNCAPRDRVAGPANPVRNYSYRFFPRRRLFLGRRMGFGAGYGPGRGMGYGFRRWW, encoded by the coding sequence ATGCCGTGGAGAGATGGAACAGGTCCTGAAGGCTACGGACCAATGACCGGTTGGGGCATGGGCAACTGCGCACCCAGAGACCGAGTGGCAGGGCCCGCTAACCCGGTTAGAAATTATTCGTACAGGTTTTTCCCGAGGAGAAGGCTCTTTCTTGGGAGAAGAATGGGTTTTGGAGCGGGATATGGGCCCGGAAGAGGCATGGGTTACGGCTTCAGGAGATGGTGGTAA
- a CDS encoding DUF5320 family protein: protein MPYGSGPMRFRDGSCRFYGYGPGYGAAYGRGMGYGRGFGPGRGYGYYGPYDYDVEISPEMERQDLREYQAFLKKELEMINEELREIEKRLETLQNTTSAEEE, encoded by the coding sequence ATGCCATATGGATCAGGTCCAATGAGGTTTAGAGACGGGTCATGCAGATTCTATGGATATGGCCCAGGATATGGAGCAGCATACGGAAGAGGTATGGGATATGGGAGAGGATTCGGTCCTGGAAGAGGATATGGTTACTACGGGCCATACGATTACGACGTAGAGATTTCTCCGGAAATGGAACGTCAAGATTTAAGAGAGTATCAAGCTTTCCTAAAGAAGGAGCTCGAGATGATCAATGAGGAACTTAGAGAAATAGAGAAAAGGCTTGAGACACTTCAGAACACAACCAGTGCGGAGGAGGAGTGA
- a CDS encoding class I SAM-dependent methyltransferase, translating to MGNRAHVLLFTLIAPFYEVAFKSQLKSYRRLLKEHRSLLGKGIRSVLDIGCGTGALALAFSELGYEVTAVDASAAMVMIARHNLRGSGVSVVQGDFFEKLPFEDSSFDLLVASYVTHGHKREGREKFYKESRRICNKEVLIHEFFPNRNPLISTVEFFERSDYRKFVPKAFEELKEYFPVVDRRRLSSSTGWYICRCE from the coding sequence ATGGGAAACAGGGCTCACGTATTGCTTTTTACATTAATTGCTCCCTTTTATGAAGTTGCGTTCAAGTCGCAGCTGAAGAGTTATCGAAGGTTGCTGAAAGAACACCGATCTCTGCTTGGAAAAGGGATAAGAAGTGTCTTAGACATTGGTTGCGGAACTGGCGCCCTTGCGCTGGCATTTAGCGAGCTAGGGTACGAAGTGACTGCCGTGGATGCCTCTGCCGCCATGGTTATGATTGCCAGGCACAATTTGAGGGGTAGTGGTGTATCGGTTGTTCAAGGTGATTTCTTTGAGAAACTTCCTTTTGAGGACAGCAGTTTTGATCTTCTTGTTGCCTCTTATGTCACTCACGGTCATAAACGTGAAGGTAGAGAAAAGTTCTACAAGGAGAGTCGAAGAATTTGCAATAAAGAGGTCTTGATCCATGAGTTTTTTCCGAACAGAAATCCATTGATCTCTACTGTTGAGTTTTTCGAGAGAAGTGATTACAGAAAGTTTGTGCCAAAGGCTTTCGAAGAGCTGAAAGAGTACTTTCCTGTTGTAGATAGAAGAAGGTTATCTTCCTCTACTGGGTGGTATATTTGTCGTTGTGAGTAA
- a CDS encoding carbohydrate ABC transporter permease, producing the protein MKKFVPYIFIAPAGLIIAFFMLYPLFYSFAISLFEWDLSPNMTFVGLRNYSEILSSSEFWDSMLYTAYYILGVLPFSLLIGFLIATLLNDSTMKGIGFFRMIYFLPVVTSPIAAGMGFSFLFSTELGYVNHIIASFGGEYVNWLTNPEGIFQILLNWTGITLPKVLQGPSVSLFVIILMGIWQNIGYAMVVYLAGLQNIPTTYYEAASLSGASKFQMLRKITVPLLSPTTFFLLIMFSISSFQVFGPIMVMTPDGGPLNTTSVVVFRLYREAFSYYRFGYAAAMAFVLFLFVISLTALQVRTIERTVHYE; encoded by the coding sequence GTGAAGAAATTTGTCCCGTACATATTTATAGCGCCTGCGGGCCTTATAATCGCTTTCTTTATGCTTTATCCACTGTTTTATTCATTTGCAATAAGCCTTTTCGAATGGGATCTCTCTCCGAACATGACCTTTGTAGGTCTCAGGAATTATTCAGAGATTCTCTCATCGAGTGAATTCTGGGATTCCATGCTTTATACTGCTTACTATATTCTCGGCGTGCTGCCCTTCTCGCTCCTTATAGGATTTCTCATAGCAACCTTGTTGAACGACTCCACAATGAAGGGGATTGGCTTCTTTAGGATGATTTACTTTCTTCCGGTTGTGACTTCGCCAATTGCAGCAGGCATGGGCTTCAGTTTTCTGTTCAGCACGGAACTGGGATATGTGAATCACATAATTGCATCGTTTGGAGGAGAATACGTGAACTGGTTGACAAATCCAGAAGGGATTTTTCAGATCCTCCTCAACTGGACTGGAATTACACTTCCCAAAGTACTTCAGGGGCCGAGTGTGTCTCTTTTTGTGATAATCCTTATGGGAATATGGCAGAATATTGGATACGCAATGGTCGTTTATCTTGCAGGCCTTCAGAACATCCCAACGACATACTATGAGGCAGCCTCGCTTAGTGGAGCGAGCAAATTCCAGATGCTTAGGAAGATCACCGTTCCTCTCTTATCGCCAACAACATTTTTTCTTCTGATAATGTTTAGCATAAGTTCCTTTCAGGTCTTTGGACCGATAATGGTTATGACTCCCGACGGAGGACCACTTAACACAACCTCGGTAGTTGTTTTTCGGCTCTATCGTGAAGCCTTCTCTTACTATCGATTCGGTTATGCCGCTGCAATGGCCTTTGTTCTATTCCTGTTTGTTATTTCGCTCACTGCATTGCAGGTTAGGACAATTGAGAGGACTGTTCATTATGAGTAA
- a CDS encoding carbohydrate ABC transporter permease, with translation MSKRVGRTVKYVILVVGAIVMVFPFFWSFMTSFKDLKEILRDPFSLIPKEFTMKNYVSVFTKVPFARYLLNSTVVALATTFLQLVTACLAAFAFARMRFRGRDVIFYVFLATMMIPQQVVMIPQYLVVMKLNMDNSYLGLILPHAATAISIFFLRQFFLTIPRDLEDAATIDGCGPLRTLVNVFLPLTKPAIATIAVFSFMWSWNNYFWPLLVISEPEMRTVQLGLAMFKSEGGIQWGEFMAATVVATLPIMIAYFIAQRQFVKGITLTGLKG, from the coding sequence ATGAGTAAAAGGGTCGGTAGAACTGTCAAGTATGTAATACTTGTGGTGGGAGCCATTGTAATGGTCTTTCCCTTCTTCTGGTCTTTTATGACATCATTCAAAGATCTCAAGGAGATACTTAGGGATCCGTTTTCACTGATACCCAAAGAGTTTACAATGAAGAACTACGTAAGTGTTTTTACCAAAGTTCCATTTGCGAGGTATCTTCTAAACAGTACTGTTGTAGCATTGGCAACGACTTTCTTGCAGCTTGTGACGGCTTGTCTGGCTGCATTTGCATTTGCTAGAATGAGGTTTCGTGGCAGAGATGTGATATTCTATGTTTTTTTGGCAACGATGATGATTCCACAGCAGGTTGTCATGATTCCTCAATACCTGGTCGTCATGAAACTAAACATGGACAACTCTTATCTTGGATTGATTTTGCCTCATGCCGCGACCGCTATCTCGATCTTTTTTCTGAGGCAGTTCTTTCTAACTATTCCAAGAGATCTGGAAGACGCAGCAACGATTGACGGCTGTGGTCCTCTACGAACTTTGGTCAATGTCTTCTTGCCACTTACCAAACCGGCGATAGCAACAATTGCTGTCTTTTCGTTCATGTGGTCATGGAACAACTACTTTTGGCCGCTTCTGGTAATAAGTGAACCGGAAATGAGGACCGTGCAGCTTGGTCTCGCGATGTTTAAGTCAGAAGGGGGAATTCAGTGGGGAGAGTTCATGGCCGCCACCGTTGTGGCTACACTTCCGATTATGATTGCGTATTTCATAGCTCAAAGGCAGTTCGTTAAGGGAATAACTCTTACGGGACTAAAAGGATAG
- a CDS encoding ABC transporter substrate-binding protein: MKRIITVFALLVFSLTGLGAVTLTFWHSMSDYQKPIIDKLVADFNRSHDGIEVKAIFQGSYDETVTKLKAALLAGKGPDIAQVNIEHIQIFSKDGSLQDLTDLISNDPTLSAEDFVESFWQTIIRDGKPYALPFNISALMLFYNKDHFEAAGLDPNKPPKNWEELEEYARKLTIRKSSDSRPSQYGLLWGVDTMFYQFEPLVWQNGGEIFNEDMTECIINSAEGIEALETWRRWFAEGLSPADLTIDEGIQSFTMGRISMGPMTSGGIRYALENIPWDLGVAPLPEGKQKATTLGGGSLSIMSGLSEEKVKAAWTFIKWMVSEKNTLFWYEGTGYMPVLKSAMDSLEIQLIWQRFPQLKAPIESVVFARPRPVHTNIIEIRNILYNAVEQVRKGVSEPKPAFDEAVIKVNELLK; the protein is encoded by the coding sequence ATGAAAAGAATAATTACTGTATTTGCCTTGTTAGTTTTCTCGCTTACTGGGTTGGGAGCCGTGACACTTACTTTCTGGCACTCGATGTCCGATTATCAGAAACCAATAATCGATAAGCTCGTTGCGGATTTTAACAGGTCTCATGACGGCATCGAAGTGAAGGCAATCTTTCAGGGTTCATACGATGAGACTGTAACAAAGTTGAAAGCTGCTCTGCTAGCAGGAAAGGGTCCGGATATTGCACAGGTAAACATTGAACATATCCAAATTTTCTCCAAAGATGGATCGTTACAAGATCTTACAGATCTGATTTCAAATGATCCCACACTCAGTGCAGAAGATTTCGTCGAAAGCTTCTGGCAGACTATAATTCGCGATGGTAAACCTTATGCATTGCCCTTCAACATAAGTGCTTTAATGCTTTTCTACAACAAGGACCACTTCGAAGCAGCAGGATTAGACCCCAACAAACCTCCCAAAAACTGGGAAGAACTGGAGGAGTATGCCAGAAAGCTTACAATCAGAAAGTCATCAGATTCCAGGCCCTCTCAATACGGTCTTTTGTGGGGAGTAGACACCATGTTTTACCAGTTTGAACCTTTAGTCTGGCAAAATGGTGGAGAGATTTTCAATGAAGACATGACTGAGTGCATCATCAACTCTGCCGAAGGAATCGAAGCTTTGGAAACATGGAGACGTTGGTTTGCAGAGGGCCTTTCCCCAGCAGATTTAACAATCGATGAAGGTATCCAGTCATTCACAATGGGTAGAATCTCTATGGGGCCAATGACCAGTGGAGGAATCCGCTATGCACTGGAGAACATCCCTTGGGATTTAGGGGTAGCTCCACTTCCTGAAGGAAAGCAAAAGGCAACAACACTCGGTGGTGGTTCGCTTTCCATCATGTCGGGACTTTCGGAGGAGAAGGTTAAGGCTGCATGGACCTTCATCAAGTGGATGGTCTCGGAAAAGAACACTTTGTTCTGGTATGAGGGGACTGGATACATGCCTGTTCTCAAGTCGGCTATGGATTCTCTGGAGATTCAGCTTATCTGGCAGAGGTTCCCGCAGCTGAAGGCGCCTATAGAATCAGTCGTTTTTGCCAGGCCAAGACCAGTACATACGAACATTATCGAGATCAGGAATATTCTATACAACGCAGTGGAACAGGTAAGGAAAGGCGTTTCGGAACCCAAACCAGCTTTTGATGAAGCTGTAATCAAAGTCAATGAGCTGCTGAAGTGA
- a CDS encoding POTRA domain-containing protein: MKRVILATVLLLFSLTAFGADRIVGIEVTGVHKTNPRVVINISGLQIGEELDIEKVYRAKRNLEDCGLFTDVYLQLNDADGDYKLIISVQERNTIYPYFGEYLALGVGDKSFLGSGVNLYGGIRFLRFTDEKLLGVLPKPQFFWGGLTLGASTFSAFGSGLDPFLELTLFREVPWRDDLILTLDSFSAGTTYSFEDLVVGISYTYEKATFDTTPLNNYSLSILSGAFAFGDEENYEEKRGNFYGQTALSYGFGKGINYLNQKASFTYWYRIIGRIYVQSDTMAGLTYFGQAPVTKQFYLGGNLDLKGWEPYSFNPRFFLLEILEAGIPLTESFGISPSDEMSVFIPKLYLMGALGDNETLGMSIGIGFEWKTPLGVAVEPQLFFGGSGLKFYLELN, encoded by the coding sequence ATGAAGCGAGTAATTCTGGCAACAGTGCTCTTATTATTTTCATTGACAGCTTTTGGTGCGGACAGAATTGTGGGGATAGAGGTTACAGGAGTTCATAAAACAAACCCGCGAGTAGTAATAAACATCTCGGGGCTACAGATTGGTGAAGAGCTGGATATCGAGAAAGTTTACAGGGCGAAGAGAAATCTTGAGGATTGCGGGCTTTTCACAGATGTCTACCTCCAGCTGAATGATGCCGATGGCGACTACAAACTAATAATTTCAGTTCAAGAGCGCAACACTATCTACCCGTACTTTGGCGAGTATCTGGCATTGGGGGTTGGAGACAAGAGTTTTTTGGGTTCAGGTGTCAACCTCTATGGAGGTATCAGGTTCCTGAGATTTACCGATGAAAAACTACTGGGGGTTCTTCCCAAACCTCAATTCTTCTGGGGCGGTCTTACTTTGGGTGCAAGCACCTTTAGTGCCTTTGGAAGCGGGTTAGATCCTTTCTTGGAACTGACTCTGTTCAGAGAAGTTCCCTGGAGGGACGATTTGATTCTTACGCTGGATTCGTTTAGTGCTGGAACAACCTATTCCTTCGAAGACTTAGTTGTCGGGATATCTTACACATATGAAAAGGCGACGTTCGATACTACACCGTTGAATAACTACTCGCTATCAATCCTTTCTGGGGCCTTCGCGTTTGGAGACGAGGAGAATTATGAAGAGAAAAGAGGGAATTTCTATGGTCAGACGGCCCTCTCCTACGGGTTCGGAAAAGGAATCAATTACCTAAATCAAAAAGCTTCATTCACGTACTGGTATAGAATAATCGGTAGAATTTACGTCCAAAGCGATACAATGGCAGGATTAACTTATTTCGGCCAGGCGCCTGTGACGAAACAGTTTTATCTCGGCGGTAATCTTGATCTCAAGGGGTGGGAACCTTATTCCTTCAATCCGAGATTTTTCCTGTTAGAAATACTGGAGGCCGGAATCCCTCTTACCGAGAGTTTTGGTATCTCCCCTTCCGATGAAATGAGCGTCTTTATACCGAAGCTCTACCTCATGGGAGCTCTCGGTGACAATGAAACTCTTGGGATGTCCATTGGAATCGGTTTCGAATGGAAGACACCGCTTGGTGTTGCGGTAGAACCTCAATTATTCTTTGGAGGAAGTGGACTCAAATTCTATCTAGAGTTGAACTAG
- a CDS encoding anaerobic ribonucleoside-triphosphate reductase activating protein, which produces MNFAGIESVSLVDYPGKVALTLFTSSCNFDCAYCHNSELKKRVKEELGESEVFDYLDKRGKLLDAVVITGGEPTLRASELLPFMRRLKSRFPETLLKIDTNGWNADILQEFLKIVDYVAIDLKSLHYEIFSPVNLREIEDSIEIAKGFANHEIRITMFPPYLPEDDFEELSKICGGASLVSVQQYKPVAGLCETPPYPSSVLKRFADLISDHAQKVIIRE; this is translated from the coding sequence ATGAATTTCGCAGGAATAGAGAGCGTAAGCCTAGTGGACTATCCGGGGAAAGTAGCTCTGACACTGTTTACCTCAAGTTGTAATTTTGATTGTGCTTACTGCCACAATTCAGAACTGAAAAAAAGGGTTAAGGAAGAATTGGGGGAATCGGAAGTTTTCGATTACCTCGACAAAAGAGGAAAGCTTTTGGACGCAGTGGTCATAACCGGAGGTGAGCCAACCCTAAGAGCCAGTGAACTGTTGCCGTTTATGCGGAGGCTCAAATCACGGTTTCCAGAAACCCTTCTGAAGATCGACACGAACGGCTGGAATGCTGATATCCTGCAGGAGTTTCTTAAGATCGTTGATTATGTTGCGATCGATTTGAAGTCACTCCACTACGAAATCTTTTCACCTGTGAATCTGAGAGAGATCGAAGACAGCATAGAAATAGCGAAGGGATTCGCAAATCATGAGATAAGAATTACAATGTTCCCCCCATATCTTCCCGAAGATGATTTTGAAGAGCTATCTAAAATCTGTGGAGGAGCATCGTTAGTTTCAGTTCAGCAGTACAAACCAGTTGCCGGCTTGTGTGAAACGCCACCGTATCCCTCAAGCGTTCTTAAAAGATTTGCCGACCTGATTTCTGATCATGCGCAAAAAGTAATAATCAGAGAGTAA
- a CDS encoding ribonucleoside triphosphate reductase yields the protein MLNVRKRNGAIVGFDLDKIINAMKKAFDATETHYNEDILERVALRVVADFQPKATDNLIDIEDIQDSVERTLESLGFTDVAKSYILYRRHREKLRELDSSMLDFSKTVNSYLDMLDWRVHENSTVTYSIGGLILHNSGTVTANYWLREIYDPQIGNAHREGDIHIHDLSMLSGYCAGWSLKQLIEEGLGGVTGKVSSSPAKHLSTLVNQMVNFLGILQNEWAGAQAFSSFDTYLAPFVKIDNLSLKEVKQNIQSFVFGVNTPSRWGTQAPFTNITLDWVVPTKLRTQPAIVGGKALDFTYGDCQEEMRMINRAFLEVLDEGDANGRGFQYPIPTYNITKDFDWEDEDAKLLFEITSKYGTPYFQNFINSDLDPDDVRSMCCRLQLDKRELKRRGGGLFGSDEFTGSIGVVTINLPRIAYLSKNEEEFFARLSKMMDLSSRSLEIKRAVVEKLNNEGLYPYTKRYLKNFDNHFSTIGLVGMNEASLNARWIKKAISEEEGYQFALRVLDFMRSKMMDYQEATGHLYNLEATPAESTAYRLAKTDKEKFPQIITAGKENPYYTNSSHLPVDYTRDIFSALDLQEELQQKYTGGTVFHSFLGERISDWETTKQLVRKIAENYKIPYFTISPTYSICPDHGYIRGEHFTCPECGKPTEVYSRITGYYRPVQNWNTGKQEEFKTRETYRVGREGVDEFRRNRERKPSGLSGESSSDTVYLKL from the coding sequence ATGCTTAATGTGAGAAAGAGAAACGGGGCCATAGTAGGCTTCGATCTAGATAAGATAATCAACGCTATGAAAAAAGCATTCGATGCAACTGAAACCCATTATAACGAAGACATACTTGAGCGGGTTGCGTTGAGGGTTGTGGCCGATTTTCAGCCTAAAGCCACGGATAATCTAATCGACATCGAAGATATTCAAGACTCTGTGGAAAGAACGCTTGAAAGTCTTGGATTCACAGATGTTGCCAAATCTTACATTCTTTATAGGCGACACCGTGAAAAACTGAGAGAACTCGATTCCTCGATGCTTGACTTCTCGAAAACAGTTAATAGCTATCTGGACATGCTTGACTGGCGAGTTCACGAAAATTCCACGGTGACCTACTCAATAGGCGGGCTGATTCTTCACAACAGTGGAACGGTAACTGCCAATTACTGGCTGAGAGAAATATACGATCCTCAGATTGGCAATGCTCATCGTGAGGGAGACATTCACATTCACGATCTTTCAATGTTGTCGGGCTACTGCGCTGGCTGGAGTCTTAAGCAATTAATAGAAGAAGGCTTGGGCGGGGTGACAGGAAAAGTCTCTTCATCACCGGCAAAACACCTATCAACCCTGGTGAACCAGATGGTAAACTTCCTCGGAATACTCCAGAATGAATGGGCAGGCGCTCAGGCTTTCTCTTCTTTCGACACTTATTTGGCACCATTTGTGAAAATTGACAACCTTTCTCTCAAAGAGGTGAAGCAAAACATCCAGTCCTTTGTCTTCGGAGTAAATACTCCTTCGAGATGGGGAACGCAGGCACCCTTTACAAACATCACGCTGGACTGGGTAGTGCCGACGAAGTTGAGGACACAGCCTGCAATTGTCGGTGGGAAGGCCCTGGACTTCACATACGGAGATTGTCAGGAAGAGATGCGAATGATAAATCGCGCCTTCCTTGAAGTTTTGGACGAAGGAGATGCTAACGGCCGGGGCTTCCAGTATCCGATACCAACCTATAATATTACGAAAGACTTCGATTGGGAAGACGAAGATGCAAAGCTTCTTTTCGAAATTACCAGCAAATATGGTACCCCGTATTTCCAGAACTTCATCAACTCTGATTTGGATCCCGACGATGTAAGAAGCATGTGCTGCAGGCTTCAGCTTGACAAGAGAGAATTGAAGAGAAGGGGCGGAGGTCTATTCGGCTCAGACGAATTTACTGGATCGATTGGAGTTGTAACGATCAACCTTCCGAGAATCGCATATTTGAGCAAGAACGAAGAAGAGTTCTTCGCAAGACTTTCAAAAATGATGGACCTCTCGAGTAGGAGTCTAGAAATAAAGAGAGCAGTAGTCGAGAAATTGAATAACGAAGGTCTCTATCCATACACAAAGAGATACTTGAAGAACTTTGACAACCATTTCTCAACTATAGGCTTGGTGGGCATGAATGAAGCGAGCTTGAATGCAAGGTGGATAAAAAAGGCGATTTCAGAAGAAGAGGGCTACCAGTTTGCACTTAGGGTTCTGGACTTTATGAGAAGCAAAATGATGGACTATCAGGAGGCAACTGGCCATCTCTATAATCTTGAGGCAACTCCGGCAGAATCAACTGCCTACAGGCTGGCTAAGACAGACAAGGAAAAGTTCCCTCAGATCATTACTGCGGGAAAGGAGAATCCGTATTACACGAATTCCTCGCACCTTCCCGTTGACTACACTAGAGACATTTTCAGTGCACTCGACCTCCAGGAAGAGCTTCAACAGAAATACACGGGTGGGACAGTCTTTCATTCCTTCCTTGGAGAGAGAATTTCAGACTGGGAAACTACAAAGCAGCTTGTAAGGAAGATAGCTGAGAATTACAAAATACCGTACTTCACAATTTCACCAACCTATTCAATATGTCCGGATCACGGGTACATAAGGGGAGAACACTTTACCTGTCCCGAATGCGGAAAGCCAACTGAGGTTTATTCAAGAATAACGGGGTATTACCGACCTGTACAAAATTGGAATACTGGAAAGCAAGAAGAGTTTAAGACACGAGAAACTTACAGAGTGGGGAGAGAAGGAGTAGATGAATTTCGCAGGAATAGAGAGCGTAAGCCTAGTGGACTATCCGGGGAAAGTAGCTCTGACACTGTTTACCTCAAGTTGTAA
- a CDS encoding 3'-5' exonuclease: MEFVVIDTETTGMNPYRGAKLIEVAGVRVKNWELCRDDFFDSLIDPECIIPIAITALTGISNLTVKDKSTVCDVLRGFYSFAGDATLVIHNAPFDLSFINFYGDKCGLGKLRNQFIDTIEVSKAVFRYGRNNLDILLARLGIIPESRHRALGDALATAEAFVAMLNRIGTNNVTRFIKKPNI; encoded by the coding sequence TTGGAATTTGTAGTGATAGACACAGAGACAACCGGGATGAATCCATACCGAGGAGCCAAACTCATCGAGGTGGCTGGCGTTCGTGTGAAGAACTGGGAACTATGCAGAGATGACTTCTTTGATTCTCTCATTGATCCCGAATGCATAATTCCAATAGCAATAACTGCCCTTACTGGAATAAGCAACTTGACCGTGAAAGACAAGTCAACAGTTTGCGATGTTCTCAGAGGCTTCTATTCTTTTGCTGGAGACGCAACACTGGTAATTCACAACGCCCCTTTTGATCTTTCCTTCATTAACTTCTATGGTGATAAATGTGGACTGGGTAAGCTTCGCAATCAATTTATCGACACAATAGAAGTCTCAAAGGCCGTCTTCAGATATGGGAGAAACAACCTTGATATTCTTTTGGCAAGATTGGGTATTATACCTGAATCGAGACATAGAGCATTAGGTGACGCACTGGCAACTGCCGAGGCCTTCGTTGCGATGTTAAATAGAATTGGTACAAATAACGTTACCCGTTTCATAAAGAAACCCAACATTTAA